From Gordonia crocea, the proteins below share one genomic window:
- a CDS encoding enoyl-CoA hydratase, whose product MANELEVTRDAATAIITLNRPESRNALTAGLIAGLQQAIADAGADDTVAAVILTGTDPAFCAGIDLKAMADGGDWAGLAFENTPTGHPWAPIDKPIIGAINGPAVTGGLELALACDILVASERAVFADTHARVGVMPLWGLSARLPEMVGFGFAKRMSLSGMFVDAESALAHGLVTEVVAHDDLLPLATRIASDIAANNRAAVTALLGSYQRIRDDHLTPQLQTEADTAQAWMSTGGVDRVGASAESVIEQGRSQLS is encoded by the coding sequence ATGGCGAACGAACTCGAAGTCACCCGCGATGCCGCGACTGCGATCATCACGCTGAATCGACCTGAGTCGCGGAACGCCTTGACGGCGGGATTGATTGCCGGACTCCAACAGGCGATCGCCGACGCGGGTGCCGACGACACGGTTGCCGCGGTCATCCTGACCGGTACCGACCCGGCGTTCTGTGCGGGCATCGACCTCAAGGCGATGGCCGACGGCGGTGATTGGGCGGGGTTAGCGTTCGAGAACACGCCGACCGGCCATCCGTGGGCTCCCATCGACAAGCCGATCATCGGAGCGATCAACGGGCCCGCCGTGACCGGTGGGCTCGAACTCGCCCTGGCCTGCGACATTCTGGTGGCGTCCGAGCGGGCGGTCTTCGCCGATACCCACGCTCGGGTCGGCGTCATGCCGCTGTGGGGTCTGAGCGCACGGCTTCCCGAGATGGTCGGGTTCGGGTTTGCCAAGCGGATGTCCTTGAGTGGAATGTTCGTCGACGCCGAGTCCGCTTTGGCGCACGGCCTGGTCACCGAAGTGGTCGCTCATGACGACTTGCTGCCGCTGGCCACACGGATCGCCTCCGACATCGCCGCGAACAACCGGGCGGCGGTGACCGCCCTACTCGGCTCCTACCAACGGATCCGCGACGATCATCTAACGCCGCAATTGCAGACCGAGGCCGACACCGCCCAGGCGTGGATGAGCACCGGTGGGGTGGACCGAGTCGGCGCCAGTGCGGAATCGGTGATCGAGCAGGGCCGCTCGCAGCTGTCCTGA
- a CDS encoding CocE/NonD family hydrolase: MYVPQRGRRRASLPMALVVGVAAILGVTLVTVPANAAPQAEFLGRVPHANWYGAYIPVAGGAQIYADVLVPRERSGKVPVVLAVGPYFQHLRASRQRLAERVPAQRYDDLVKGARLLERGYAVVFADLRGFANSSGCPDNSGPADRSDIRRIVRWAASQSWSSGKVGLYGKSYDGVTGLMAAGERIPGLAAVVAQEPVYDWYRYLYGNGVPRTTRVGTPLSLVYTSMNPPPSNVDVSSRQFQDYLTRSAANVINPGCVPAALVATQSAGVNDPYWVSRRVLGRLRGSTVPLFLSQGFIDQNTPADGLVDLLRNVSGPVTGWLGMWDHVRGNDTDRSAMMGHATDRSSTGRTDYLDQVAAFYGHYLKGEGPRPTGFYVQDNTGSWRVQNQWPLRSSVRRVALTTGAYRFNGQQVATKVPFRNRWASTQIDGAAASFGVLQRTFDDAANGVWTLLPPEAAAIRISGAPRITLRTRLAGGHNPGTTPVAVDLYDVAPSGQAILISQNVSMLGPKTTSFRLFATDWVVAPGHRLAIRVTDSNRGRWDYYAVPPNAVTVNVVGGEALLPLAPVVSGTRTTGTSNTSLEGHLRWYRYPVPRR, translated from the coding sequence GTGTACGTCCCTCAGCGTGGGCGCCGACGGGCGTCGCTGCCGATGGCCTTGGTCGTCGGCGTTGCCGCCATTCTCGGCGTCACGCTCGTGACAGTACCGGCCAATGCCGCTCCGCAGGCAGAGTTCTTGGGCCGGGTTCCCCACGCCAACTGGTACGGCGCCTATATCCCGGTGGCCGGTGGAGCGCAGATCTACGCCGACGTACTCGTGCCGCGCGAGCGGTCCGGCAAGGTGCCGGTCGTCTTGGCGGTGGGTCCGTACTTCCAGCACCTGCGCGCGTCACGTCAGCGGCTGGCCGAGCGGGTGCCCGCGCAGCGGTACGACGACCTGGTCAAGGGCGCGCGTCTGCTGGAGCGCGGCTACGCGGTGGTGTTCGCCGACCTGCGCGGTTTCGCCAACAGCAGCGGGTGCCCCGACAACAGCGGTCCCGCCGACCGCAGCGACATCCGTCGGATTGTTCGGTGGGCGGCCAGCCAATCCTGGTCGTCGGGGAAAGTGGGCCTGTACGGGAAGTCCTATGACGGCGTGACCGGCCTGATGGCGGCGGGGGAGCGAATCCCCGGATTGGCCGCGGTGGTCGCCCAAGAACCGGTCTATGACTGGTACCGGTACCTGTACGGCAACGGCGTTCCCCGCACCACCCGCGTGGGAACACCGCTGTCGCTGGTCTATACCTCGATGAACCCGCCGCCGTCGAACGTCGATGTGTCCAGCCGCCAGTTCCAGGACTACCTGACCCGCTCGGCTGCCAACGTCATCAATCCCGGATGCGTACCGGCGGCGCTCGTGGCGACGCAGAGTGCCGGTGTCAACGACCCCTATTGGGTCTCGCGTCGGGTCCTCGGCAGGCTCCGCGGCTCGACGGTGCCGCTGTTCCTCTCGCAGGGATTCATCGATCAGAACACGCCGGCCGACGGTCTGGTTGACCTGTTGCGCAACGTGTCCGGACCGGTTACCGGGTGGTTGGGGATGTGGGACCACGTCCGTGGCAACGACACCGACCGGAGCGCGATGATGGGCCACGCGACCGACCGCTCGTCGACCGGGCGAACCGACTATCTGGACCAGGTCGCCGCGTTTTACGGTCACTACCTCAAGGGCGAAGGCCCGCGTCCCACCGGGTTTTACGTTCAGGACAACACCGGATCGTGGCGCGTCCAGAACCAGTGGCCGCTGCGGTCGTCGGTTCGCCGAGTCGCCCTGACCACAGGTGCGTACCGGTTCAACGGACAGCAGGTCGCCACCAAGGTGCCGTTCCGCAATCGTTGGGCCTCGACACAGATCGACGGCGCTGCCGCATCCTTTGGCGTCCTGCAGCGCACGTTCGACGACGCGGCGAACGGCGTGTGGACGTTGCTCCCCCCCGAGGCCGCGGCGATCAGGATCAGCGGCGCACCGCGTATCACCCTGCGGACACGGTTGGCCGGCGGCCACAATCCGGGAACCACGCCGGTGGCGGTGGACCTGTATGACGTCGCGCCGTCGGGCCAGGCCATCTTGATCTCCCAGAACGTCTCAATGCTGGGGCCGAAGACGACCTCATTCCGGCTTTTCGCGACCGACTGGGTCGTTGCACCCGGGCACCGGCTGGCGATCCGGGTCACCGACTCCAACCGTGGCCGATGGGACTACTACGCGGTACCGCCGAATGCGGTGACGGTAAACGTCGTCGGCGGTGAGGCTCTGCTCCCGTTGGCGCCGGTGGTGTCCGGCACGCGGACGACAGGTACCTCGAACACCAGTCTCGAGGGTCATTTGCGGTGGTACCGATACCCGGTGCCCCGCCGATAG
- a CDS encoding DUF4190 domain-containing protein produces MIPPVGKPSATPAQQGPRPPAGHPRPPATPPASTNQPPKAPPAPRPVPQPAPAPTPRPASAAANTPAKPTAPAKPATPHGSSSGTASAKPHALPAKPEPQLNKNAIPALLCSFFGISAPFGVYLGRKARREIAQTGETGDPYAVAALIIGWAYLTALGLGLATYLIFVLGGR; encoded by the coding sequence GTGATCCCACCCGTCGGCAAGCCGTCGGCCACACCTGCCCAGCAGGGCCCTCGTCCCCCGGCAGGCCACCCGCGGCCGCCCGCCACCCCGCCGGCATCGACCAATCAGCCGCCGAAGGCGCCGCCCGCCCCACGCCCGGTTCCCCAACCGGCACCCGCTCCCACACCCCGGCCCGCCTCGGCTGCCGCGAATACCCCGGCCAAGCCCACTGCTCCGGCCAAGCCCGCAACGCCTCATGGCTCATCGTCGGGGACCGCGTCGGCCAAGCCGCATGCGCTGCCCGCCAAGCCGGAGCCGCAACTGAACAAGAACGCCATTCCGGCGTTGCTGTGTTCCTTCTTCGGTATCTCCGCCCCGTTCGGGGTCTATCTCGGCCGCAAGGCCCGTCGCGAGATCGCCCAGACCGGTGAGACCGGCGATCCGTACGCGGTCGCGGCCCTCATCATCGGGTGGGCCTATCTGACCGCTCTGGGGCTCGGGTTGGCGACCTACCTGATCTTCGTCCTCGGCGGGCGCTGA
- a CDS encoding peptidylprolyl isomerase: MTNTAIIHTNRGDITVTLFPNHAPKTVANFTGLADGSKEYSTSNAQGGDSGPFYDGSVFHRVIDGFMIQGGDPTGTGRGGPGYKFEDEFHPELSFDRPYLLAMANAGPGTNGSQFFITVGPTPHLNRRHTIFGEVLDEESRKIVDAIATTATGPGDRPVDEVVIESVELQD; the protein is encoded by the coding sequence GTGACGAATACAGCAATCATCCACACCAATCGCGGCGACATCACCGTGACGTTGTTCCCGAACCACGCACCGAAGACCGTGGCCAACTTCACCGGGCTGGCCGACGGATCCAAGGAGTACAGCACTTCGAACGCTCAGGGTGGTGACTCCGGACCGTTCTACGATGGCTCGGTGTTCCACCGAGTCATCGACGGCTTCATGATCCAGGGCGGTGACCCGACGGGCACCGGCCGCGGCGGCCCCGGTTACAAGTTCGAGGACGAGTTCCACCCGGAGCTCTCCTTCGACCGGCCTTACCTGCTCGCCATGGCGAACGCCGGTCCCGGAACCAACGGTTCCCAGTTCTTCATCACCGTCGGCCCGACGCCGCACCTGAACCGGCGCCACACCATCTTCGGCGAGGTGCTCGACGAGGAGTCCCGCAAGATCGTCGACGCCATTGCGACGACGGCGACCGGCCCCGGTGACCGCCCGGTCGACGAGGTGGTCATCGAATCGGTCGAGTTGCAGGACTAG
- a CDS encoding rhomboid family intramembrane serine protease has translation MATYALVAINVAVYAICVAQARTGDFYGFVDSSVFNYSTLTPGDIADHEYWRLLTSGFLHLSPIHIGVNMISLYILGTMLEPILGTGRFLLIYLISLFGGSAAVAIFAGDNTATAGASGAIYGLMGAMLVIVLKLKAPAGQVIAIIAINLLLSITVPGISLVGHVGGLVFGALATALALYIPDLVIGRQTPTVPLRKRATGTAWAALVVALVVAVALGIAAPALR, from the coding sequence TTGGCCACTTACGCGCTGGTCGCTATCAATGTCGCGGTCTACGCGATCTGCGTCGCGCAGGCCCGAACCGGCGACTTCTACGGATTCGTCGATTCCTCAGTCTTCAACTATTCGACGCTGACCCCGGGTGATATTGCCGATCACGAGTATTGGCGTCTGCTGACATCGGGTTTCTTGCACCTGTCCCCGATCCACATCGGGGTCAACATGATCTCGCTGTACATCCTGGGAACCATGCTCGAGCCCATCCTGGGCACCGGCCGCTTCCTGCTCATCTACCTGATCTCCCTCTTCGGCGGCAGTGCGGCGGTGGCGATCTTCGCGGGCGACAACACCGCGACCGCGGGCGCCTCCGGTGCGATCTACGGGTTGATGGGCGCGATGCTCGTCATCGTGCTCAAACTCAAGGCGCCCGCCGGCCAGGTGATCGCGATCATCGCGATCAACCTGCTGCTGTCGATCACCGTTCCGGGCATCTCACTGGTCGGTCACGTCGGCGGCCTCGTGTTCGGGGCGCTGGCGACCGCGTTGGCCCTGTACATTCCCGACCTCGTCATCGGCCGGCAGACGCCGACCGTTCCGCTGCGCAAGCGGGCGACCGGTACCGCGTGGGCGGCACTGGTCGTTGCCCTGGTCGTCGCCGTCGCGCTGGGGATCGCCGCTCCCGCCCTCCGTTAG
- a CDS encoding PH domain-containing protein — translation MQASWSTPAGFGYALLAGAVALVVGAWAVHLDPVGLVLIVIAAAGLVFFGVSALRLRPRLAVHDNLLTVRTLTGQQSYPPEDVHRIRVLSMRHIGRRTAQLELDLATEESRGTESGRRGLPPDNSRLVVFGRWDLGADPHAVADVLAQAGFPVETGQ, via the coding sequence ATGCAGGCATCTTGGTCAACCCCGGCCGGATTCGGCTATGCGCTGTTGGCGGGTGCGGTGGCCCTCGTCGTCGGTGCCTGGGCGGTGCACCTCGACCCGGTCGGGCTGGTGCTGATCGTGATCGCCGCGGCCGGCCTGGTCTTCTTCGGCGTGTCGGCCCTTCGGCTGCGCCCCCGCTTGGCGGTGCACGACAATCTGTTGACCGTGCGGACCCTCACCGGCCAACAGTCGTATCCGCCCGAGGACGTGCACCGAATCCGGGTGCTGTCGATGCGCCACATCGGTCGCCGAACGGCCCAGTTGGAATTGGATCTGGCCACCGAAGAGTCACGCGGTACCGAGTCCGGGCGGCGGGGACTGCCGCCGGACAATTCACGGTTGGTGGTGTTTGGACGCTGGGACCTGGGCGCTGATCCCCACGCCGTCGCCGATGTGCTCGCGCAGGCCGGCTTCCCCGTCGAAACGGGTCAGTAG
- the crgA gene encoding cell division protein CrgA: MPKSKVRKKTDYTISSASRTPVKVKAGPSGLIYQSVMFGLMLLGLVWLIVYYLAAQTGLYSNDGQFLKWMADLGAWNFLIGFALMVAGLLMTMRWR, from the coding sequence ATGCCCAAGTCAAAAGTCCGTAAGAAGACCGACTACACGATCTCCAGCGCGAGCCGGACTCCGGTCAAGGTCAAGGCCGGGCCGTCGGGTTTGATCTACCAGAGCGTGATGTTCGGGTTGATGCTGCTCGGCCTCGTCTGGCTGATCGTGTACTACCTCGCCGCCCAGACCGGTCTGTACAGCAATGACGGCCAGTTCCTGAAGTGGATGGCCGACCTCGGCGCCTGGAACTTCCTCATCGGCTTTGCCCTGATGGTGGCCGGTCTGTTGATGACCATGCGCTGGCGCTAG